One window of Thermocoleostomius sinensis A174 genomic DNA carries:
- a CDS encoding DUF2382 domain-containing protein — translation MPLLKLGDFYSDYRHNATDNDDIKNYDVYAQSNDEREIDKVGSVYDILVDDRNGSFRYFVVDTGFWIFGKKVLLPVGRADINTHERRIYAKGLTKHQVESLPDFDDLDKIDYEHEEHVRNVYRSTAPSTSSDPAYDRDTYDYDRDPDLYNLSDQNRQSLKLYEERLVANKQRQKTGEAVIGKRVETETTHVSVPIEKERVVIERTQPTNHQAVDASQVDFREGEVARMEVYEETPDIRKEAVVSEEVQIRKEVDRDTVSAEETIRREELDINTQGQPKLKKRR, via the coding sequence ATGCCACTTCTAAAACTTGGAGATTTCTATTCGGATTACCGTCATAATGCTACCGATAATGATGACATCAAAAACTATGACGTCTATGCTCAAAGCAATGATGAACGGGAAATCGACAAGGTTGGCTCTGTTTACGACATTCTCGTGGATGATCGGAATGGTAGCTTTCGCTACTTTGTAGTCGATACAGGCTTCTGGATCTTTGGGAAAAAGGTTTTGTTGCCTGTTGGGCGAGCCGATATCAATACTCACGAGCGCCGCATTTATGCTAAAGGTTTGACTAAGCACCAAGTTGAATCTTTGCCAGACTTTGATGATCTAGACAAGATTGACTACGAACACGAAGAGCACGTGCGGAATGTTTATCGGTCCACTGCGCCTTCAACTTCCTCAGATCCTGCTTATGATCGCGATACCTATGATTACGATCGCGATCCGGATTTGTATAACCTAAGCGATCAGAACCGCCAGTCCTTGAAGCTGTATGAGGAACGCCTAGTTGCTAACAAGCAGCGGCAAAAAACAGGTGAGGCAGTGATCGGCAAGCGGGTTGAAACCGAAACTACCCATGTCTCGGTTCCGATTGAGAAAGAGCGGGTTGTGATTGAGCGGACTCAGCCAACCAACCACCAGGCGGTTGATGCTAGTCAAGTAGATTTCCGAGAAGGCGAAGTTGCCCGCATGGAAGTCTATGAAGAAACCCCTGATATTCGCAAAGAAGCGGTTGTAAGTGAAGAAGTCCAGATTCGTAAAGAAGTCGATCGAGACACTGTAAGTGCCGAAGAAACCATTCGGCGCGAGGAACTAGACATTAATACTCAAGGTCAACCGAAGCTGAAAAAGCGGCGCTGA
- a CDS encoding tetratricopeptide repeat protein produces the protein MNTYSFASQTRRIGLNSRFLKPAVAKACSTIGCVQKHWQARLGEAAKPAKPSTHQPPVQSSLSSAKQRALLRQQALTEAQQGNHTEAIVLFSHLIDCNPTSANDYSNRGLVYFQNGQADAALADYNRAIELNPRLDSAYNNRANYYAAQGQFLEAILDYDVALDLNPVNSRAWINQAITFRELEMYDRAIESLELALCLGKLEGHIYAERGRTHHLQGDWNCAVADYRRALALLPESSTFQKNPSVRLRAQVERWLASLVGSQPDTAD, from the coding sequence ATGAATACATACTCTTTCGCTAGTCAAACTCGTCGCATCGGTCTCAATAGCCGCTTCCTCAAGCCAGCCGTGGCTAAGGCGTGCAGCACTATCGGTTGTGTTCAAAAGCATTGGCAAGCAAGATTAGGAGAAGCCGCTAAGCCTGCTAAACCTTCCACACACCAGCCCCCAGTGCAGTCGAGTTTAAGCTCAGCTAAGCAGCGGGCTTTGTTGCGGCAGCAAGCCCTGACGGAAGCCCAGCAAGGGAATCACACTGAAGCCATCGTTTTGTTCAGCCATCTCATTGACTGTAATCCCACCAGTGCTAACGATTACAGCAACCGTGGATTAGTGTATTTCCAAAATGGTCAAGCGGATGCGGCCCTTGCAGACTATAACCGGGCGATCGAACTGAACCCCCGCTTGGACAGTGCCTATAACAATCGTGCCAATTACTATGCCGCTCAAGGTCAGTTTTTGGAAGCCATTCTTGATTATGATGTGGCGCTTGACTTGAACCCAGTCAATAGTCGCGCTTGGATTAATCAAGCCATTACCTTTCGTGAGCTAGAAATGTATGATCGGGCGATCGAGAGCCTAGAACTGGCTCTGTGTCTGGGCAAATTGGAAGGACACATTTACGCAGAACGCGGTCGTACTCATCACCTACAGGGCGATTGGAACTGTGCTGTTGCCGATTATCGGCGTGCCTTAGCTCTACTGCCCGAATCTAGCACTTTTCAAAAGAATCCGTCGGTGCGGTTGCGAGCGCAAGTAGAACGCTGGTTGGCCAGCTTAGTGGGTAGTCAACCAGACACAGCGGATTGA
- the crtR gene encoding beta-carotene hydroxylase has translation MSEAVKPLTVPKELLGPPGDVNPTLLMFVAAVVLVAVSTSGHWLWNFPDWYCFLSNTIALHLVGTVIHDASHNVAHRDRLMNSLLGHGSALMLGFSFPVFTRVHMQHHANVNDPDNDPDHFVSTGGPLWLIAPRFFYHEVFFFKRKLWRKYELLEWLFDRSVFVAIVCLAIHFNFLDYLFNFWFSPALVVGLALGLFFDYLPHRPFQERNRWKNARVYPSPILNLLIMGQNYHLIHHLWPSIPWYNYQPAYRATRPLLDSKGCHQTLGLLQGKDFWSFLYDVFLGIRFHGHTTSTQGFTDQAIDEMSTADSPEPTSK, from the coding sequence ATGTCGGAGGCAGTGAAGCCCCTGACTGTGCCAAAGGAGCTATTGGGCCCACCGGGTGACGTAAACCCTACCCTGTTGATGTTTGTAGCAGCCGTTGTCTTAGTTGCCGTGTCAACATCTGGTCATTGGCTGTGGAACTTTCCAGATTGGTATTGTTTTCTCAGCAATACGATCGCCCTGCATCTGGTAGGGACAGTCATTCACGATGCTTCGCATAATGTGGCCCATCGCGATCGCTTGATGAATTCGCTGTTAGGTCACGGCAGTGCGCTGATGTTAGGTTTTTCCTTCCCGGTTTTTACACGGGTACACATGCAACATCATGCAAATGTAAACGACCCAGACAATGACCCAGATCATTTTGTTTCAACGGGTGGGCCACTCTGGCTAATTGCACCCCGTTTTTTCTATCACGAAGTATTTTTCTTTAAACGCAAATTGTGGCGAAAATACGAGTTATTGGAGTGGCTGTTCGATCGCTCTGTATTTGTGGCGATCGTTTGTTTGGCAATTCATTTTAATTTTTTGGATTACCTGTTTAATTTCTGGTTCTCGCCAGCCTTGGTAGTGGGGTTGGCGCTGGGATTATTTTTTGATTATTTACCTCATCGTCCGTTTCAAGAGCGCAACCGTTGGAAAAACGCTAGGGTGTATCCCAGTCCCATTCTCAACCTGCTGATTATGGGGCAGAATTATCACTTGATCCATCACCTCTGGCCGTCCATTCCTTGGTATAATTACCAACCTGCTTACCGAGCAACTCGTCCCTTACTTGACTCTAAGGGCTGTCATCAGACACTGGGACTGCTTCAGGGCAAAGACTTCTGGAGCTTTTTGTACGATGTGTTTCTTGGCATCCGCTTTCACGGACACACTACTTCTACTCAGGGGTTCACCGACCAAGCGATCGATGAGATGTCAACCGCCGATTCGCCTGAACCTACCTCTAAGTGA
- a CDS encoding GNAT family N-acetyltransferase, which produces MDALVLEIVSYAEAASAVRFVRQAVFQQEQQIDPALDFDGLDELAQHVVAYNNTDPIGTARIRPLNDRSAKLERVAVLSAYRGRGVGKALTEAAIEFLRQQKFVEIRLNAQLHSKLFYQKLGFEPRGEEFEEAGIPHIQMWRALQ; this is translated from the coding sequence ATGGATGCACTAGTGCTTGAGATAGTTTCCTATGCAGAGGCAGCGTCTGCGGTTCGATTTGTACGACAAGCTGTTTTTCAGCAAGAGCAGCAAATTGATCCAGCCCTTGACTTCGACGGCTTGGATGAACTAGCGCAGCATGTGGTTGCCTACAATAATACAGACCCAATTGGAACAGCCCGGATTCGACCGCTAAACGATCGGTCTGCAAAGCTGGAACGTGTGGCCGTGTTGTCGGCTTATCGAGGACGAGGGGTTGGCAAAGCCTTAACAGAGGCAGCGATCGAATTCCTCAGACAACAGAAATTTGTAGAGATCAGGCTCAATGCCCAACTCCACAGCAAGCTGTTTTATCAAAAATTGGGGTTTGAGCCGCGTGGAGAAGAATTTGAGGAAGCGGGAATCCCTCATATTCAAATGTGGCGAGCATTGCAGTAG
- a CDS encoding rhomboid family intramembrane serine protease: protein MNFDLLLSNPLAYLKIYLSSDNFNLEEQARAVGNLIVIAWTIYILDWGIGKGALAWSLGIRPRTVGGLLGIPVAPFLHGLSKTKDGEPDNSHIVGNTIAFAILGLFIALQGLRLFYVVTIGIVLISSFGTWLFGREGSIHAGASGVTYGYTGFLLVYGFISRNPLAIFLGALAFLINLRRGWSISGVLPTDAGISWEMHLFGFLGGILMAYLITYVTLSCCSP, encoded by the coding sequence ATGAATTTTGATTTATTGCTTTCCAATCCGCTAGCCTATCTCAAAATCTACTTATCGTCTGACAACTTCAATTTAGAAGAACAAGCGAGAGCCGTTGGCAATCTAATTGTGATTGCGTGGACGATCTATATTCTGGATTGGGGGATCGGTAAAGGAGCACTAGCCTGGTCGTTGGGGATTCGTCCCCGCACAGTAGGTGGGCTATTAGGCATTCCTGTGGCTCCATTTTTGCATGGTTTAAGTAAAACCAAAGATGGTGAGCCAGACAATTCGCATATTGTTGGTAACACAATTGCTTTTGCTATTTTGGGTTTGTTTATTGCCCTGCAAGGATTGCGCCTGTTTTATGTTGTAACGATCGGTATTGTTTTGATTAGTAGCTTCGGAACGTGGTTATTTGGCAGAGAAGGTAGCATTCATGCCGGGGCAAGTGGCGTCACCTATGGTTACACTGGCTTTCTGCTTGTGTATGGTTTTATTTCTAGAAATCCACTCGCTATCTTTTTAGGAGCACTGGCTTTTTTAATCAATTTAAGGCGAGGGTGGAGCATCAGCGGAGTTCTGCCAACTGACGCCGGTATATCTTGGGAGATGCATCTGTTCGGCTTCTTAGGTGGAATTTTGATGGCCTACCTCATTACCTACGTCACGCTCAGTTGTTGTTCGCCATAG
- a CDS encoding TIGR04168 family protein, with product MSSYEEDLLSSVKLEPESDLIKVAIVGDVHDLWDNEDQLCLKQLGIDLVLLVGDFGNESIPVVQSIAAMPLPKAVILGNHDAWYSVTEWGREKCPYDRQQEDWVQRQLDLLGETHVGYAKLDFPALNLSVIGGRPFSWGGSEWKHGDFYQSRYGVNSFEESTDRIVAAAEQASHDTLIFIGHCGPKGLGEAAEAPCGRDWKPIGGDYGDPDLAAAIAQVRQIGKRIPLVAFGHMHHQLRHTKERLRTMATDDMEGTVYLNAASVPRIKATETGYIRNFSLVTLKAGIVQQASLIWMNEQLAIVSESVLYRSPLLAE from the coding sequence ATGAGCAGTTACGAAGAGGATTTATTGTCGTCGGTGAAGCTTGAGCCGGAGTCTGATCTGATTAAAGTAGCGATTGTTGGAGATGTCCACGATCTTTGGGATAACGAGGATCAGCTTTGTCTAAAACAGTTGGGTATTGATCTGGTGCTATTGGTGGGCGATTTTGGTAATGAATCCATTCCAGTAGTTCAATCGATTGCAGCGATGCCATTACCTAAAGCAGTGATTTTGGGTAACCATGACGCTTGGTATTCTGTGACAGAGTGGGGGCGGGAGAAATGCCCCTATGACCGACAGCAGGAGGACTGGGTTCAACGACAACTTGACCTATTAGGCGAGACCCACGTAGGCTATGCCAAGCTAGATTTCCCAGCACTGAACTTGTCAGTTATTGGAGGGCGGCCGTTCAGTTGGGGTGGGTCTGAGTGGAAACATGGCGATTTCTACCAGTCTCGCTACGGCGTCAACAGCTTTGAGGAATCAACCGATCGGATTGTGGCAGCTGCGGAACAGGCAAGCCATGATACCTTAATCTTCATCGGACATTGTGGACCCAAAGGTTTGGGAGAGGCAGCCGAAGCTCCCTGTGGTAGGGACTGGAAACCCATCGGTGGTGATTATGGCGATCCGGATTTGGCGGCGGCGATCGCACAGGTTCGTCAAATTGGGAAAAGGATTCCACTGGTTGCCTTTGGACATATGCACCACCAGTTGCGCCATACAAAAGAACGACTACGCACGATGGCAACAGATGACATGGAGGGAACGGTTTATCTCAATGCCGCTAGTGTTCCTCGAATCAAAGCAACTGAGACTGGATACATTCGCAATTTCTCCCTTGTCACATTGAAGGCTGGCATTGTACAGCAAGCTTCACTGATTTGGATGAATGAACAATTGGCGATCGTATCCGAGTCGGTGTTGTATCGATCGCCACTATTAGCAGAGTAA
- a CDS encoding LabA-like NYN domain-containing protein: protein MSSSMNRLSIFVDGNNMFYAQQKNGWFFDPRKVLEYFTSDPTVSLVNAFWYTGLKDPQDQRGFRDALISLGYTVRHKILKEYYDDSSGRISQKANLDIEIVVDMFNTVNQYDRVILFSGDGDFERAIELLRSKNTHITVVSTEGMIARELRNATDRYIDLNDIRNYIEKVDP from the coding sequence ATGTCGTCGTCTATGAACCGTCTTTCTATTTTCGTAGACGGGAACAATATGTTCTACGCTCAACAAAAAAACGGTTGGTTCTTTGATCCAAGAAAGGTGTTAGAGTACTTCACTAGTGATCCAACCGTATCGCTTGTGAATGCGTTTTGGTATACTGGCTTGAAAGATCCACAAGATCAGCGTGGCTTCAGAGATGCACTGATCAGCTTGGGATATACTGTTCGTCACAAAATTCTGAAAGAATACTATGATGACAGTTCTGGGCGGATCTCCCAGAAAGCGAACTTGGACATAGAAATTGTTGTAGACATGTTTAACACGGTCAATCAGTATGATCGGGTCATCTTATTCAGTGGAGATGGCGATTTTGAACGGGCTATTGAACTGCTGCGATCGAAAAATACTCATATTACGGTGGTTTCAACAGAAGGTATGATTGCCCGTGAATTACGCAATGCCACCGATCGCTATATTGATCTTAATGACATTCGAAATTACATTGAAAAGGTAGACCCATAA
- a CDS encoding sulfurtransferase, producing the protein MELDGTLFSSAMARGECYIVPVAWLHNNLSDPRLVVIDCRFNLAAPQQGRQQYETGHIPGAYFLDLNQDLSGPVHQHGGRHPLPDPNELAKKLSCFGIYSGNGQEPSWVVVYDDSRFAFASRLWWLLRYMGHDHVAVLDGGLSAWQQAGYALSTVIPPWRSGHFVPRLRLDRVVDIETVRQRKDLPSVVLIDSREGERYRGEWEPIDPIAGHIPGALNYPWQDVTDAQGYARSVLEQQQRWATLPQHEERIVYCGSGVTACVNVLSLEMAGISHSQLYVGSWSDWCSYRSES; encoded by the coding sequence ATGGAGTTAGATGGAACGCTGTTCAGCAGCGCTATGGCTAGAGGTGAATGTTACATCGTTCCTGTGGCGTGGCTGCACAACAACCTCAGTGATCCTCGGCTGGTTGTAATTGACTGTCGCTTTAATTTAGCTGCTCCTCAACAAGGACGCCAGCAATATGAGACAGGTCATATTCCCGGTGCTTATTTCCTGGATTTAAATCAGGATTTATCAGGGCCAGTACACCAGCACGGTGGACGCCATCCTCTACCCGATCCGAACGAACTAGCAAAAAAATTAAGCTGCTTTGGTATTTATTCAGGTAATGGACAAGAGCCTAGTTGGGTCGTGGTGTATGACGACTCTCGCTTTGCTTTTGCATCTCGATTATGGTGGCTATTGCGCTATATGGGACATGACCACGTTGCTGTTTTGGATGGAGGACTGTCAGCTTGGCAGCAAGCGGGTTATGCACTCAGTACTGTAATACCTCCATGGCGATCGGGGCATTTTGTGCCTCGGCTGCGACTCGATCGAGTCGTGGATATTGAGACCGTCAGGCAGCGTAAAGATCTGCCTTCGGTTGTCTTAATCGATTCCCGAGAAGGCGAACGCTATCGAGGAGAATGGGAACCCATTGATCCGATCGCGGGTCATATTCCCGGTGCGCTCAATTATCCCTGGCAAGATGTAACCGATGCCCAAGGCTATGCGCGGTCAGTTTTGGAGCAGCAGCAGCGATGGGCAACGCTTCCCCAGCATGAGGAACGCATCGTTTATTGCGGTTCTGGGGTTACAGCTTGTGTGAATGTGCTGTCTTTAGAAATGGCTGGTATTTCTCATAGCCAACTGTATGTTGGAAGCTGGAGTGATTGGTGCTCCTATCGATCGGAATCCTAA
- a CDS encoding response regulator produces the protein MNCFDSERPKILVVDDHPSSRMTAVALLSVEGYEVLEADSGQVALERVSEMAPDLILLDVMMPGMDGYEVCRRLKQEELTRLIPIVFVTALNDRRARLYGIEVGGDDFLSKPFDQLELSARVRSLIRQKRLNEDLDHASKVLFSIARTVERRDPNTGDHCERLVVLGKAFGEYMKLSRLEVRDLIWGGYLHDIGKVGIPDAVLLKTGKLSPDEWQIMQQHVLIGEQICQPLRTMRGVIPIIRHHHERWDGTGYPDGLVGNEIPLLAQIFQLVDIYDALTHERPYKRAYSPKESLDLMVQETEKGWRNPNLMEKFAEFIATQQVAA, from the coding sequence GTGAACTGTTTCGATTCCGAAAGACCCAAAATTTTGGTGGTGGATGATCATCCTTCTAGTCGGATGACAGCCGTGGCGCTTTTATCAGTGGAAGGATATGAAGTGCTGGAAGCAGATAGCGGTCAGGTGGCTTTAGAGCGTGTGAGTGAAATGGCTCCTGATTTAATTCTGCTAGATGTGATGATGCCGGGCATGGATGGCTACGAAGTTTGTCGGCGTTTAAAGCAAGAAGAGTTGACTCGGTTAATTCCTATTGTGTTTGTCACGGCCCTCAACGATCGTCGGGCCCGTCTATATGGAATTGAGGTGGGTGGGGATGATTTTCTCTCGAAACCATTTGATCAATTAGAGTTATCAGCGCGAGTCCGATCGCTGATTCGGCAAAAGCGGCTGAATGAAGACTTAGACCATGCCAGTAAGGTATTATTTTCTATTGCTCGTACGGTTGAACGTCGCGATCCGAATACAGGGGATCACTGTGAACGGTTGGTGGTGTTAGGCAAGGCTTTTGGCGAATACATGAAACTGTCGCGGCTGGAAGTGCGCGATCTGATTTGGGGTGGCTATTTGCATGACATTGGTAAGGTGGGAATTCCTGATGCCGTGTTATTAAAAACAGGTAAGTTGTCGCCCGACGAGTGGCAAATTATGCAACAACATGTATTGATTGGTGAACAGATCTGTCAACCCCTGCGCACGATGCGAGGCGTGATTCCCATCATTCGACACCATCACGAACGCTGGGATGGCACTGGCTATCCTGATGGCTTAGTGGGCAATGAAATTCCGCTGCTCGCGCAAATTTTTCAATTAGTTGATATTTATGATGCTCTGACGCACGAACGTCCCTATAAACGCGCCTATAGCCCCAAAGAATCTCTCGATCTAATGGTTCAAGAGACTGAAAAGGGCTGGCGCAATCCAAACTTGATGGAAAAATTTGCGGAGTTTATTGCAACCCAACAGGTAGCAGCTTAG
- the glmU gene encoding bifunctional UDP-N-acetylglucosamine diphosphorylase/glucosamine-1-phosphate N-acetyltransferase GlmU, giving the protein MVAVAILAAGRGTRMKSRLPKVLHPLGGRSLLERVLGCTTGIQPTRRLVIVGYAGETVKQAMTHIPGLEFVDQPEQLGTGHAVQQLLPHLQDFSDDLLVLNGDVPLLRPETLTALLETHQANQNAATILTAQLPDAKGYGRVFCDGQNVVTQIIEDRDCTPAQRQNRRVNAGIYCFRWAALAEVLPKLQADNDQKEYYLTDAVNFLDPVMAVDVQDYQEILGINDRKQLATAYDILQTRLKDDYMAAGVTLIDPDTITIDDTVQLESDVIIEPQTHLRGQTIVRSGSRIGPGSLIENSEIGENTTVLYSVISDSVVQAGSRIGPYAHLRGQVQVGEGCRIGNFVELKNSTLGAHTNAAHLSYIGDATLGNRVNIGAGTITANYDGVRKHRTEIGDRCKTGSNSVLVAPITLGADVTVAAGSTVVDDVPADCLVVARARQVVKPGWRMKSQASSTSSSASSSIQPSSAVSPANPSVDLPPDT; this is encoded by the coding sequence ATGGTAGCGGTAGCAATTTTGGCAGCAGGACGAGGAACGCGCATGAAGTCTCGGTTGCCCAAGGTGTTGCATCCCTTAGGCGGGCGATCGCTACTGGAACGAGTGTTGGGATGTACAACAGGAATTCAACCCACTCGACGGCTGGTGATTGTGGGATATGCAGGCGAGACTGTGAAACAAGCGATGACCCACATTCCCGGTCTAGAATTTGTGGATCAGCCGGAACAGCTTGGAACCGGTCATGCCGTACAGCAGTTATTGCCACATTTACAGGATTTCTCTGACGATCTCTTGGTTCTCAACGGCGATGTTCCCCTGTTGCGCCCCGAAACTTTAACAGCACTGTTAGAAACCCATCAAGCGAATCAAAATGCAGCCACTATCCTCACAGCCCAACTGCCCGATGCCAAGGGTTATGGTCGGGTGTTTTGTGACGGGCAAAATGTGGTGACGCAAATCATTGAAGATCGAGATTGCACACCGGCACAACGACAGAATCGTCGGGTCAATGCTGGCATTTATTGCTTCCGCTGGGCAGCTTTGGCTGAAGTGTTGCCGAAATTGCAAGCTGATAACGATCAAAAAGAGTACTACCTCACTGATGCTGTCAACTTTTTAGATCCAGTGATGGCTGTTGATGTGCAAGATTATCAAGAAATTTTAGGCATTAACGATCGCAAACAACTAGCTACCGCTTACGACATTTTACAAACGCGGCTTAAAGATGACTATATGGCTGCTGGGGTGACGCTAATTGATCCCGATACAATTACCATCGACGATACCGTTCAATTAGAGTCAGATGTGATTATTGAGCCACAAACCCATCTACGTGGCCAAACCATCGTGCGATCGGGCAGTCGCATTGGCCCAGGCAGCCTCATTGAAAACAGCGAAATTGGCGAAAATACCACCGTGCTCTATTCCGTCATCAGCGATAGTGTAGTACAAGCGGGTTCCCGCATTGGTCCCTATGCGCATTTACGGGGACAGGTGCAAGTCGGTGAGGGCTGCCGCATTGGCAATTTTGTAGAACTCAAGAATTCAACATTGGGCGCACACACAAATGCAGCGCATCTTTCGTATATTGGAGATGCAACCTTGGGCAACCGCGTCAATATTGGTGCTGGAACGATTACAGCTAATTATGATGGTGTGCGCAAGCATCGAACTGAGATTGGCGATCGGTGTAAGACTGGCTCAAATAGTGTACTAGTTGCCCCCATTACTCTGGGAGCCGATGTCACCGTTGCGGCCGGTTCAACGGTTGTCGATGATGTTCCTGCTGATTGTTTAGTGGTTGCTCGGGCCCGGCAAGTGGTAAAACCTGGTTGGCGAATGAAATCTCAAGCGAGTTCAACTTCTAGTTCCGCCTCTAGTTCAATCCAGCCTAGTTCCGCTGTGTCTCCAGCCAATCCATCAGTCGATCTACCACCTGACACTTGA
- a CDS encoding RusA family crossover junction endodeoxyribonuclease has product MQGVNLPIAGFNPLIDPYRIDRGIFLVLPFEFVVIGKPVSHQTKDRKRVQAWKEIVRQAAQACWAGRPPLGEPLRVVITHYYEVPSGEESGVPDSDNIVKPVRDALNGVIYVDDYQITDFVSRRRNLNDSFRVRGMSTVLAEGFCKGEEFLHIKIEAAPDPSDLS; this is encoded by the coding sequence TTGCAGGGTGTTAATCTACCGATCGCTGGCTTCAATCCACTCATTGACCCATACCGGATAGATCGTGGGATTTTCCTAGTGCTACCCTTTGAATTCGTCGTCATTGGCAAACCAGTTTCTCACCAAACTAAAGATCGTAAACGAGTGCAAGCCTGGAAAGAGATAGTACGCCAGGCTGCACAAGCTTGCTGGGCCGGCCGCCCCCCTCTAGGAGAACCTTTGAGAGTTGTGATTACCCACTATTACGAGGTGCCATCGGGGGAAGAATCAGGAGTTCCTGATAGTGATAATATAGTAAAACCAGTCCGGGATGCGCTCAATGGTGTCATTTATGTAGATGACTACCAGATCACAGACTTTGTTAGCCGCAGACGCAATCTTAACGATTCCTTCAGAGTGAGGGGAATGTCTACCGTTTTAGCAGAGGGATTCTGCAAGGGCGAAGAATTTTTGCATATTAAAATAGAGGCTGCCCCCGATCCGTCGGACTTAAGTTGA